AACTGGCCCTTTTTGGGTTTGAATCTCGTCATTTTGAAATAATGCCATGATTTCATCCGAAATATGAACTATGCTTCTCGCAACTGCAACACGGTGTGTTACCGTCTTATCGCCAACATCGACCATTGACGGATTGCCCGAAGCATCAAGATGGGTAAAAGAAGCCATTATAATTTTTTCCCAAAAATAAAGGATTTGTTTTTAAATAGAGAATCCAAGTGAAATTCCCGCAATACTACTGGTGTGAGAATCAATAAAATAAGAAAAGTGCTTTTGATAATATTTGGGTGTATATTGAATCTTGAGGAATATTACTTTAGGTTTGGGTGGAATATCAATTACAATTTGTTGTCTGAGTCCTACGATTCCAAAAATATAATTTCGTGGAACTTCATTGGCATATAAAACTGGCGTATAACTCAATCCAAATTCACCGAACCACTCGACTGATACTTTTGATGGAGTCGCTTTACATCTCAATGACACCCTGTGTTTTACCCTCTTTTTCAGATTATTAAGATTAACGTTTTGAGTTACAGCAATTGGTAGTGATAGTCCGCCATCTTTAAGGCCAATCCATGACATAGACCCGGGTACCAAGCCAGCCCCTACTCTAAATGTATTAAAGGATTTCATTTTTCGATTAAATGCTTTTTCATAGTTTATTGATGCAATTGGACTTACACCAAAAACCTCGACAGTCAATGCCTTTTTATATCTTGTACGATAAGAGATTTGACCACTGGAATAAGAGGCAATAAAGAAAAAAAGAGTGAAAGCAATTAATTGGTTTTTCACTTAAAATTATATTTTTTAAAAAGCACGTTTTGATTGGTTATACACTGATAACCAATTTTTTTCCAAAGGTTTTAAATTTTTTAAGAATATTCAAACAATATGAAGGAATTTTCTTTTATGGTCAGTATTAAAACGTTAAATCGATTCTAATATTTGCGAAGAAACATCTTTTTCCATAAACCAATTGCTAGCTTTTTGGTTTTAGAATATTATTTACGACAATTTTTTTCAAAATTTGTGGTTCTAACACTCTAAAAAGATTTTGATGAATCAAAATAGCGACAAAAAAACTGCTTCTATCCCTTTAATAATTTCCGTTTCGGTAGCTTTAGGGATTTTTCTGGGAGCTACGATTTTCGGAAAAAAGACTTTCAATTCTCAAACATTTTCGTCTGGTAAAATTTTTAATGAAGTATTATTAAATATTCAAAAAAGTTATGTTGACGAAGTGGATATAGATTCCCTTTCTCAATTTGGTATTACTAAAATGCTTGAAAAGTTGGATCCACATACTGCCTATTTACCTCCACAGGAGGCTGAATTAGCTAGTTCTGACCTTCATGATGGTTTTGATGGAATTGGAGTAGAGTTTAATATTTTCAATGATTCACTTTACGTGGTCACTGCCCTTAGTGGAGGACCATCTGAAGCCGTAGGTATAAAAACAGGAGATATTATTCTTCAGGCCGATACGATGAATCTTTCCGGGAAAAAACTCAATAATAATTTAGTATTCAAAAGTCTCCGTGGACCCCGAAACTCTATTGTAAAACTTAAAATAAAAAGGAAGGGATTCGGAAAACCGCTATTTTTCAATGTAAAAAGAGATAAGATTCCGACATTCAGCATCGATGCAGCTTATCTGATGGCCGACAAAAAGACGGGCTATATCAAAATTAATCGTTTTGCAGAAACCACCTATGATGAGTTTGTAACTCACCTCAAAAACCTCAAATCTGCCGGAATGCAGCAGCTGATGATTGACCTGAGAGATAACCCTGGCGGTTATATGGACAAAGCAACTGACATTGTGGATGAGTTGGTCGGTGGAAATGGTGTCATCGTATATACCAAAGGAAAAGATAAAGCCAATAACTATGAAGTTAAAGCAGAAAAAGACGGGATTTTTGAAAAAGGTAAAATTGTAGTATTGGTTGACGAAGGCAGTGCCTCTGCTTCAGAGATTGTAAGTGGCTCATTGCAGGACTATGATAGAGCCACTATTGTAGGAAGAAGAACTTTCGGAAAAGGACTCGTACAGGCACCTATCAAACTTTCTGATGGCTCAGAACTACGCCTGACGATTTCGAGATATTACATACCCAGTGGCAGAAGTATCCAGAAACCCTACACGTTGGGTCATGGTGAAGAATACATGGAAGACATGCACAAAAGGTTCAGTCAAAAAGAATTGTTTGTAAAAGATAGCATTAAGTTTAATCAGAAACTGAAATTCAAAACAAAAGGTGGTCGCACCGTGTATGGAGGTGGTGGAATCACTCCAGACGTTTTTGTACCTCAGGACACGAGTTATTATACGCCATACCTTGTTGAACTTTTTGCCCAGAATATTTTCAGGGAGTTTTCTATGAAATATACGCAAGAGCATCAAAATGAGCTTAAAGCTATGGGCTTCCAAAAGTACCTTTCTTCATATAATCTGGACGAAAAAGTATTGGCCGGCCTGAAATTAACGGCTCAACAAAAAGGAATAAAATTCTCAGAAAAAGATTTTGCTTTATCTAAAGATTACATAAAACTTTATACCAAAGCTCTGATTGCCAGGAACATCTGGAAACGAAATGAAAAAGAAGGCCTTACCAATGAGTTTTATCAGGTCTTCAATCAAGATGACCCTATGATCAGAAAAGGCCTCGCAAGTTTCTAATTATCGTAAATATGAAAATCAAACGATTATTTTTCTACCTGTTTCTGGTTTCTTTTTTTGAAATTAAAGCTCAGGAAAAAATAAAAGCTGGGATTGAACTTGACGCCCTTCCCTACATTACCGGAGGATACTTCGGAGCGGGATTTGCCGGGAAAGGTTACTGGAGATTAAGAGTTTTGACAGCTTCAGTCAACAAACCTGACTGGAGTATCAATAAGAATTTTTCTAACAACCATGTGGAGGCATACGCTGTTGTGGTGGATAGATTTTTCAAAAAAAGCTGGTCAGGCTTGTGGTTTGGCGGTGGTTTGGTGTATTGGAAAAGTAAAATCCAAACTCAAGCCAAACAACAAACCGCCAAATTCCAAAATTCATTGCTTAACGGAAGTCTTGGATACAATCTTAAGCTCAACAAACACTTTTACCTTTCACCCTGGGCCGGCATGAGCCTTCGTGTGGGTGGCGACCAAAATGTTCCGGTTGACCAAACTACCTATACGCTGCCAATGCTTTATCCTGAAGCCTCTTTGAAATTAGGCGTGATTTTTTAAATGATCGGGCAACGGAATATCTTTGCTGAATTCATCGGCGATAGGCGTCAGTCTTTTGGGTGGAACGGGAATTAATCCTGACCAAATCGGAAGGCTAAGATCTTCATCATCATCGATGGGCATTCCTTGTCTGATTTTGGCCGAAGCTTCCGAAATATCAAAACTCAAAAGCATAGTTTTGTTAACTTCACCGGCTTTCATAGGGCGTAGATATTCCCAGCTGCTGGGTACAATTTTTTCGGTCAATTCTTTGAAAAAATCCCATTTGGTATCAAAATCATTGATTCTTTCAGCTTTTGAGAAAATTATCACAGAACGATAATTGACTGAATGATGAAATGCCGACTTGGCCACTACCAGATCATCTACAAGCATGACCGAAATACACAGCGGAATCCCTTTTTCTATTTCTCTTAAAAAATGACTTCCGACTGAGCCGTGGATGTATAGTTTATCCTCTTTTCTGACAAAAGCCGTTGGAATCGAAAACGGCTGGTTGTCAACCGAATAGCTGATTGTACAGAACATGGCCTCATCCAATATGGAATTAATTGTGGCTTCGTCATATGAGGCTCTTTTTGCCGAGCGACTGGGGGTGGTTTTGGGAGTTTGCTTTATCATAATATGTAATAAGGTATTTCAAATGAGGGTTTAAAACCAAGTTTTTGTGCCAAATAATAAGACTGAGAGTTGCCTTTTCTACATGACCAAACGGGAATAAACCGGTTATTTTGCAAGAAATCAATTAACTCTGAACACACGATTTTTGCCAGCCCATTTCCCCTGAATTCTTCAGCCGTTTCGATGCCAATCTCAAAATAGGGCTCATGGACAAAAGATGAAAAAGCAATGGAAGCCGGCTTGCCCTTGACTTTCAGACAAAAACCTAGGCCCTTTTGCAAAAAATCTTCAGCATTATTCCAAAAAACATTGGGAACCACAGAGCCTTCGAAACTTTCGAATATTTCTTTATCAATTTTTACAATTTCGCGGTTTCCCGTTTCAGGGAAATATTTATGGAATTCATTGGGCAAGAACTCAAAATTTGCACGGGTTTGAAGCCAGATTTTTTGTTTATTTTCGGTTTCTGACCAAATATTTGAAAACCAAACCTGGAATATTTCGTCCCATGAATCTGGGCTAGCCTGCAAATATTCATGATTGGTTTTTTCGCCCGAAATATATTTCTTAAGCCAATTATTAAAGTTTTCATCATCCGTTTTTCCAAACAATAGAGACATTCCATAAGGATGTTTCACATAAAAAACCTCAGGATTATCGGCATGGTTTACAAAAACCTGCCCATTTACATGATTCCTGATAACTGACATTGCAAAAAAATGATTTATCTGAACTGATTCCAGAGCTTTTTCGCAGAGAAAGTATTTATTTTTTTCCAGTAGAATCATTCTTTTAGGCCTAATCTGAAATGATGATAAACGATTTTCATTTTTTTGTTGAGATACAACCTGTGAGCATCATATCGTTGATGCCCCGAATCGAGATGAACCGCATTGAGACCCTCGGATTTTGCTTTTTCGACTACAAAGTCAAACAAAGCTCCGGCATAACCCTTCCCCCGGAATTCGGGAGCGGTGGTCAGGTCATCAATGTAAATAAACCGACCCTCAAATAGTGTGGTCAAATAACGAAACCCACAAGCTGAGGTCACTTTACCTTTTTCTTCTGCGTAAATGAGTGTGTAAGACTCTTTTTCCATCTCGGTAATAAGGTTCAAAAGAATTTCGGCAGATAGATGAGGACGCAGATGTTTCAAAACTTCCAAACACTTGAGGTAGTCTTGTTCGGAGCGGGCAATTTTTATTTCCATTTGTTTTTTTGAATTCCTGATACAAAAATATATCTTTACCGGATGGGCATTGTCGTCCAGTTTTTAGATAACTAGTAGTCCGGTTTATGTTTCCTTTCAAATCGCATCTTAAAATAGAGAAAGGCCAGAAAGTGCCTGTTTACAGTCAGTTAGGCACTCAAATCATTGGTTTGATAAAATCCGGTTTGCTCCCTCCGGGGTTTAAAATGCCGGGTTCCAGAATTATGAGTGAGTTGCTTTCGGTGCACAGAAAGACCATCACCCAGGTATATAGTGAATTGCAAATGCAGGGTTGGTTGGAAACACTGCCGGGAAGCGGCACTTTTGTGCCCAGGAATATTCCGGTTATAAATCCACAAAAAATTCTGATTGAAACAGGAGAAAGACCTAAAAAAGCCGGATTTTTTTATGCGAAAAGGAATTTCTGATCAGAGAACCCATAAAAGCAACCGACCTCTTACACCTCGATGATGGTTTTCCTGATCCACGACTAGCCCCATTACCTGAACTAGCCCGGGCCTATCGCAGCAATTTATTGTATGGAAACAGCTACCAAAAACTGGGCTACGGAGATACTGCGGGCTTGCTTTGGCTGAGAAAAGAATTATCGTCTTATCTCAATGAAAGCAGGAGCCTGAAAATCAATGAAAACAATATTTTGATAGTAAGGGGTACAATTATGGCCCTATATCTGACCAATCTGGGTTTAGTAAAAACAGGCGACAAAGTAGCTATGGGCTGGCCGGGTTGGCTGAGTGCCCGCATAAGCTTTTTACAAGCCGGTGCCGAAGTAATTGAAATTCCAACCGATGAATATGGTATTGACACCGACGCCCTGGAAATTGTTTGCCAAAAACAAAAAATTAGATTGCTTTACGTTACCCCTCACCACAACTACCCTACCACTTACACTTTGAAAGCCGACAGACGGGTAAAACTGCTTCAGTTAGCCGAAAAATACGATTTTATCATTTTTGAGGATGACTACGATTATGACTTTCATTATCAGAGCCGCCCGCTGTTGCCTCTGGCCAGTGCCGATAGTAATGGAAGGGTGCTCTATTCCGGTTCGTTTACCAAAAGTATTTCACCGGGATTCAGGGTGGGTTATTTGGTGGCTACCGAAGATGTTATTCAGCATTTATCGCATCACCGGCGACTGATTGACCGGCAGGGCGACAATATGCTCGAAAATGCTCTGGCTCAGCTTCTTCATGAGGGAATAATTCAGAAACATCTGCGTAGGTCATTGAAGGAATATAAAACCAGGCGAGATTTTTTCTGCGAAAAACTAAGTAGTGACTTTTCCGGAAAAATTGAATTTCAGATTCCAGAAGGCGGAATGTCGGTCTGGGCTCAGTTTGATCCTAAAATTGATATGAAGAAAACTGCTGAAACGGCACTCAAAAAAGGAATGTATTTCAGTGATGGGGCAACTCATGATACTGATAAAATTAAAAATTGCACCAGATTGGGATTTGCAAGCTCAACCGTTGAAGAATTAGACCGATGTTTGAAGATTTTGAGGGAATCGTTCAGCTAAAAATTAATTTATTCTTTTCTTTGAGAAATTTTTATAATAATGCAAACCGAAATTTTTGAAAATTCTGAGGATCTGGCCATTGCGTTGGCCGGGCATATTATGGGTATTTTGAAAGAAAAACCCAATGCCACCATGGTCTTGACTTCAGGAAATACGCCAATAGCTGCTTACCGGCATATTGCCAAAACGGCCTCGAAAGATCTTTTTAAACATGCGACCATCATTGGTTTGGACGAATGGGTAGGTGTATCAGGCGAAAGCGAAGGGAGTTGTAAATATATTGTAGAGGAAAATTTATTGAAACCACTGGGAATTCCTGCCTCTCAATATACTTTTTTTGACTCCATGACCACAGACCTTCAGGCTGAATGTGAAAGGGTGGACGAGCTGATTTTTTCAAAAGGTGGGCTGGATTTTATTTTAGTAGGATTGGGAGTTAACGGCCACATTGGCCTCAATGAGCCGGGCTCATCTTTTGATTCTTATTGTCAGGTGACAGATCTGGAAGAAATAACGATAACTATCGGCCAAAAATACTTCAATTCGGCCACACCACTTACGCAGGGAATCACAGTGGGATTAAAGCATCTTCTGGAAGCAAAAGAAGCCATGGTTATTGCCACCGGCAAAGCCAAATCGGACATTGTAAGACAAATGAGTACAGAACCGGTATCTGAAATGCTGCCGGCAACGGTTCTGAGAAAGCATTTCAATGGAAAACTGTGGATTGATAAAGCAGCAGCAAAAGGCCTGGAATGAAACCTGAAGAAGTAAAAAATATTGATTTTTGGTCGGAATTAGTGGTAAATACCTCCAGGAGTTCTGGTGCAGGAGGACAGAATGTCAACAAGGTCGAAACCAAAGTGGAGTTGAGATTTAGTATTTCTGAGTCAAAATTTTTGAATGAAGAAGAAAAAGTAGTTTGTAGGCTAAAATTAAAAAATCATATAAACCTGGAAGATGAAATTATAGTTACCTCACAGGAATCCCGCTCGCAACTAAAAAACAAAGAACTGGCCTATAAAAAGTTTTTGGGACTTTTGGAAAAAGCTTTTCAAAAAAACAAACCCAGAAAACCCACAAAACCAAGTCAGGAAAAAATTCTGGAAAGATTAAAAGCCAAGAAAATAGCCGGTGAAAAAAAACAAAATCGGGGCAAAGTGGATTTTTAAATTGATTTTTAACAAAAAATTCTAATATTTTCCGCTTTCTAAATTAGACATTCCCTTATTAAGCCCTTAATTTTCTTATTTTCGTAAAATTCTATCATTAACACTAACCAAAAATGAAAAAAACTCTCCTTATCCTGAGCCTGGCCTGTAGCAGTGTATTTGCCCAGAAAACATACATCCAATGTGGAAATCTGATTGACACACGGTCACAAAAAGTGCTGAAAGAAATGACTGTGGTAGTTGAAGGAAACAAAATAGTAGAAGTCAAAAGTGGCTTTCAGAAAGGCTCTTCCACAGATGTGGTCGTTGATCTGAAAAAGAAATTTGTTCTACCCGGTCTCATTGATATGCATGTGCATCTGGAAAGCCAAACCGCCAAAGATCAGTTTCAGAAAAGAATTCAATATTCTGAAGCCGATGTGGCTTTTGAAGCCCAAAAATATGCCAATATCACTTTGATGGCTGGTTTTACTACCGTTCGTGATTTGGGTGGAAGCGGCGTAAACATATCTCTTCGGGGGGCTATCAATCGGGGTTCGGTTGTTGGTCCAAGAGTATTTACTTCAGGGAAAACCATTGCTACCACCGGAGGCCACGGTGACCCATCAAATGGAATTGGCCCCAATTATATGCTTTCCAATGAAAACCGAATGGATGGGGTTATAAACTCTGCTGACGAGGCTCGCCAGGCAATCAGACAAAGGTATCAGGACGGAGCCGACTGGATTAAAATAACTGCAACCGGAGGAGTGCTGAGTATTGCCAAAAACGGAAAAGGCCCACAGTTTCAGGATGATGAACTCAATGCCCTTATGGCAACGGCCAAAGATTACAGCTTCGGTGTAGCAGCACATGCTCATGGTGCCGAGGGGATAAAAAGAGCAATCAGGGCAGGCGTAATAACTATTGAACATGGATCTTTTTTGGACGACGAATGTATTGCTTTATTCAAAGAAAAAGGAGCTTATCTGGTACCAACGATTATTGCCGGGAAAACTGTTGCCGATTCAGCAAAAATACCCGGATATTATCATCCATTTGTAGTGAAAAAAGCCATTGAAACCGGTGCAATGATTCAGGATGCTTTTGCGAGAGCTTACAAAGCCGGTGTGAAAATTTGTTTCGGTACCGATGCCGGGGTATTTCCTCATGGGTATAATGCCAAGGAGTTTTTATACATGACAGAAGCCGGAATGCCAATTATGGAAGCTCTGAATGCTGCCACTATAACCAACGCCAAAGTGTTAGGCATGGAGAACGAACTGGGAGCCATTGAAGCCGGAAAACTGGCCGATATCATTGCAATTGATGAAGACCCTCAGAAAAATGTACTTTCGCTTATGAATGTAACTTTTGTAATGAAAGACGGAAAAGTTTACAAATCGAAATAAAAAAACCCTCCCGAAATTCAGGAAGGTTTTATGTTTTGAAGTATAATCGCCCTTATTTAAATCATTTCGCTTTCGATATTGTATTGTATCGGATACTGTCGTTCGTATTCGCCCCATACTTTATATCCGCCCGCCAGATTTTTGATATTGGTAAAACCATGCTGTGAAAGTATTTTTGCAGCAATATATCCTCTCAAACCTCTGGCACAATGAACTATCACTGGTTTGTTTCTTTCCACTTTTTCCAGATTTTCCCTCAATTCATCTAAAGGAATATTAACCGAACCTTCAATAAACTTTCCATTAGCTCTCTCGCCTGGATTTCTTATATCCAGAATCTCCATATCTACCCCATTGGAAATCATATCATGCAGTTCTTCAACAGAAATAGGTGAACAACCATGGTTTATTGCATTAGTGGCTGTGTATCCATTTACTACCACCGCATCCTTTGCAGGAGAGTAAGGTGGTGCATAAGCCAAATCAAGCTGCGGAAGGTCTGTAACTTTTAATTTCGCAAAAATCGCTGTACTCAATACATCCACTCTTTTATCAACTCCCACCTGCCCAAATACTTCTGCTCCCAGAAGAGTTAGGTCATTGGCATCGTAATAAGTCTCTACTATTATATCCTTCGGATTAGGAAAATAACTTGGGGTGCTATTGGCAACAATTAAAGACTTTCTGTAGGCTGTTCCGCTTTTTTCCAAATCTCTTGGTCCCAATCCTGTACGACCCATAGTATGATCAAAAAGCTGTACGATAGCGGTTTTATATCCACCACTTAAAGTTTCATTGCCTCCTACTGCATTAAATCCTGCAGCACGGCCACCCTTATTGGAGTGAGTCCCTAAAGGCAAATAATCATGTTGATGTGTTTGTAGATTCAAAATTGAAGCATTGTCACCGGCAGCATAAATATTAGGCAAAGAAGTCTCAAAATGTTCATTTACCACTAAAGCTCCGTTGGGTATAGCTTTGGCTCCCTTAGTAATTAATAAATCGGTGTTAGGTTTGATTCCAACCGACATAATTACATAATCAGTATTCAGATATGTACCATTGCCAAGGTCTATGCTTTTAACTTTTCCGTTTTCTACATTTACTTTTTTTACAAAAGTGTTTTTGATAACGTGAATTCCCTTGTCTTCCAGCACGTTTTGGGCCATTGCCGAGAATTTTGGGGTCCACATCGGCAAAACAGTAGCTCCACCTTCGATTATCGTAACTTTTTTACCCGCTAATGAAAGGTTTTCGGCCACTTCCACACCAATTAGTCCGGCACCCATCACTGTGATATGTTCGGCTTCATCGGATAGTGCATGCTGCATAATATGGTCATAATCACCAAGGCTACGGCATGTTGACCAGTTGTCGGCATCGTTAAGGTTCTCGATAGGAGGTACAAAAGATTTCGCTCCGGTGGCAAAAACAAGCTTTGTGTAAGGATATTCACCTTGCGGGGTTATTACTTTCTGATTTTCTACATCAATGTCGGTCACTTCTTCGTTGAGGTGAACGTCAATCTTAAATCTTTTCCTGAGCAATTCCACATCCGTTACCAGCAGTTTTTCGCGGGTTTTGATATGTTTTGAAAGGGCATAAGGAATACCGCAGGTAGCGTAGGAGATATCTGCGGTTTTCTCAAACATCAATATTTCGGCAAATTCGTCTTCTCTTCTGGCTTTGGCTGCAGCCGATGGACCGGCAGATAACCCGCCTATTATTACAATTCTGTTCATTCTTTTTCTAAATTTTGATACAAACTTAGATACTGGAATTTTAAAAAATTGTAATGATTGTCACGTTACCAAAAGACAATCAAATCAATTGAAATAATTTTTCAAGCAAAAATTTGCTTTACAAACTCTTCAAATACTCAATGCTTTTGGGCACATTTTCAAGTTCCTTATTGCTTTCGTCTTCGATGAAATAGTGCTGTATTCCTATTTTTTTAGAAAGTTTAAATATTTTCTTCCAGTCTGCTTGTCCTGTACCCAAAACCACATCGTTTTCAGCAGGTTCGTGGCCAGATTTATCTCCGACAACTCCTTTTCTGAGGTCTTTAACGTGCATCAGTTTCCAGCGGTTGCCGTAGCGTTTTAACAATTCCTGCGGGTTGGCTGCTCCTCCACCATGGATGGTCCAGAGTACGTCCATTTCAAACGAAACGTATTTGGGGTCGGTGTTTTGGATGATGTAATCCATGTATGTGCCTTTTTCGTGAGGCCTAAACTCGTAGCCATGGTCATGATAGCAGAAAATGAGGCCATTGTCAGCCAGCACTTTGCCACCTTTGTTAAATACCTCCACGGCATTTTTGGTGTCTTCCAGTGTGAAATCGTTGCCTTTGTGAGGTATCCAGGCACACATTACATATTTGGCTCCCAATGCTTTGGCTTTGTCGGCCACTGCCTGTGGGTTGTCACGCAACTCTTCAAAACCGCAACCTGTCGATGGGATGCTGATACCGCGATCATTGCACATTTTCTTAAATTCTTCGGGCGTTTGACCTTTTTGTGGGCCGCCTTCCAGCTCAGTAAAGCCCATATTCTGGATGATATCGAGGGTGTGTTCGGTGCCTTTGGGGAAATGATTACGAAATGTATAAGCCTGTACACCTAGCGGAAAAGTATATAATTTCTTTTGGGCAAAAAGGTTTGTTCCCGAAAAAGACAATAATAGCAATAAAAATAGAGCTGTTTTTTTCATGATAAATTGAGGTTGAAATAAGAATTTTGATAAAATTATTCAATTCCAACCTGAATCAGAAGAAACTAAGGATTTTATTTTGACCAGATCAAACCAAACTCAATTTCTGACCGGTTAATTCGGTGTTTGGAACCGGAAAATGATTCGAAACCCGGGTTTTGATCAGTCCAGATATCAATTCTCCGGTCATAATTATATTGTCTCTTTGAAGGTAAAAAATTTCCTTTTAACTGAAAGCCTAATCCGGAGTTTTGAGCATGAAAAGGGAAAAATGCTATTTGAAATGCGGGTTGAACAAATGGAAATGGAGATAGTTTGGCCGAATAGTCAACATTTATAACTTCAAAACTCTTTGTGCTTTGTCCTCCATAAGTTATAGAATTTTTTAGCAATCCTCCAACTCCGGCTTTCAAAGAAAGATTAAGCATTATCAATTTGTAGCGAAATCTGTAAAAAGGACTGATAAAGCCGGTGATGTTTTTTATGTAAACCATGTCGTCAGAACTCCAGATCAACTCCAGAGTTTTAAATTCTGAAAATTCATTTTCAAAATCAAAAGGATAGCCCCTTTTTGAAGGAATATTGAAAACACTTGCTCCAACTTCCAAACCAATGTTTTTTGTCAAAAATCTTCCGAAAGCAATCTCAAAATTTATAGGAATGATGTCATCATGGGTTGTTCCAAGGATTGAAACGAAGTTTTTATCATTAATTTCTTTTCTTACACCTATACCCAAGTATTGATATGAATTAGTTTTTACGGGGATATAACTAAAAAAATCGGCCCCGGTTATTCGAATCCCGGTGTTCCTGGTCACAAATTTTCTGTTTCCAAACATTAGCTCCACGCTGTTCCCTGCTTTTATTTCTTTTTGGGAAAAAGAATATAATGTGCTGAATATCAATATTATTGTAAAAGCTGTATTTTTCATAATTATTTAAATTCCGGACTTAAAACTATAAATTTCTTTCCTCCAATCAGCGATATTTCAACCCAAAATTGTGCAGGAAGCACAGGCTCCTTTAGTGTGAGATATAAGTTGAAAAACGGTATATAATTATCATTGATATATCCGAGGTTATTAAAATATTGGATACTTTCTGAAAGAGAGGTTTTGAGTACATTGGTGCCGAATACTTGTTCCAATTTATCGCTAACAAAAAGCTCAGTAACATCAGATTTTTGAGGAAAATCTTCTGATAAGTTTTTCACTGTAAATATTTTAATACTTTCGATTTTTTCTTTTAAAATTTTCCTTGAAATACAATCACAGCGGGTCATGGCATTGGCAGCTGGATAAAGTGTAACCGCGTTGGGCGAAAAATATACTTTTGCGGTGCTATCTTCCATTTTCAAGCGGAAAGCAATCCCCTTTATTGAGGCTTTTTGCGGTACAATTTCTTCGATTTTTGCTCTATTGATTTCAATATTCCCAACGGGCTCTTCATCACATTTACAACAAGCAAAAAGCAGATTAAGGAATACAAAGAAAAGATTGATGTAGATAATTTTTCTGATCATTTGGATTAGCAATTTTTATAAAAATAAAACATAAAATTAGAATGAAATATTATATCAAATAAAAACTTATTTTAAGGTAAATTTTTTGTCTATCAGAATTCAATTTTCAATAAAACCCCCATTTTTCCATTCAAATCCTCCGACTTATTTATCTTTGCATCTTAATGTCTCAATATGAAACCCCTTTTAAAAGTCGTTCAGGATTTTTTTGATTCTGCCATCAATGAAACCATCACCAGTACCGAAATCATCCCTCTGAGTGGAGGTGACAGACGATATTTCCGTTTTTATACTTCCAAAAACTCTTACATCGGCTGTTACAACGAAAACATCAAAGAAAATGAGGTTTTCTTCTACTATACCAATCATTTC
The sequence above is a segment of the Cytophagaceae bacterium genome. Coding sequences within it:
- a CDS encoding amidohydrolase family protein; this translates as MKKTLLILSLACSSVFAQKTYIQCGNLIDTRSQKVLKEMTVVVEGNKIVEVKSGFQKGSSTDVVVDLKKKFVLPGLIDMHVHLESQTAKDQFQKRIQYSEADVAFEAQKYANITLMAGFTTVRDLGGSGVNISLRGAINRGSVVGPRVFTSGKTIATTGGHGDPSNGIGPNYMLSNENRMDGVINSADEARQAIRQRYQDGADWIKITATGGVLSIAKNGKGPQFQDDELNALMATAKDYSFGVAAHAHGAEGIKRAIRAGVITIEHGSFLDDECIALFKEKGAYLVPTIIAGKTVADSAKIPGYYHPFVVKKAIETGAMIQDAFARAYKAGVKICFGTDAGVFPHGYNAKEFLYMTEAGMPIMEALNAATITNAKVLGMENELGAIEAGKLADIIAIDEDPQKNVLSLMNVTFVMKDGKVYKSK
- a CDS encoding FAD-dependent oxidoreductase, which codes for MNRIVIIGGLSAGPSAAAKARREDEFAEILMFEKTADISYATCGIPYALSKHIKTREKLLVTDVELLRKRFKIDVHLNEEVTDIDVENQKVITPQGEYPYTKLVFATGAKSFVPPIENLNDADNWSTCRSLGDYDHIMQHALSDEAEHITVMGAGLIGVEVAENLSLAGKKVTIIEGGATVLPMWTPKFSAMAQNVLEDKGIHVIKNTFVKKVNVENGKVKSIDLGNGTYLNTDYVIMSVGIKPNTDLLITKGAKAIPNGALVVNEHFETSLPNIYAAGDNASILNLQTHQHDYLPLGTHSNKGGRAAGFNAVGGNETLSGGYKTAIVQLFDHTMGRTGLGPRDLEKSGTAYRKSLIVANSTPSYFPNPKDIIVETYYDANDLTLLGAEVFGQVGVDKRVDVLSTAIFAKLKVTDLPQLDLAYAPPYSPAKDAVVVNGYTATNAINHGCSPISVEELHDMISNGVDMEILDIRNPGERANGKFIEGSVNIPLDELRENLEKVERNKPVIVHCARGLRGYIAAKILSQHGFTNIKNLAGGYKVWGEYERQYPIQYNIESEMI
- a CDS encoding sugar phosphate isomerase/epimerase, with the protein product MKKTALFLLLLLSFSGTNLFAQKKLYTFPLGVQAYTFRNHFPKGTEHTLDIIQNMGFTELEGGPQKGQTPEEFKKMCNDRGISIPSTGCGFEELRDNPQAVADKAKALGAKYVMCAWIPHKGNDFTLEDTKNAVEVFNKGGKVLADNGLIFCYHDHGYEFRPHEKGTYMDYIIQNTDPKYVSFEMDVLWTIHGGGAANPQELLKRYGNRWKLMHVKDLRKGVVGDKSGHEPAENDVVLGTGQADWKKIFKLSKKIGIQHYFIEDESNKELENVPKSIEYLKSL